From the genome of Amycolatopsis sp. NBC_01488, one region includes:
- a CDS encoding ROK family transcriptional regulator, which produces MTQVVRQTTRDLRRHNRAALLSSLYLRGPVSRLELVAESGLSAATVTNVVSELIADGVVAEAGSVESDGGRPRTLLAVRPDFGHVVGVDVGETHVEVGLFDCALGTLGTVRHPLVGTRLDPDEVAGLVRTGIAEVLEGGEPDAVFGVGIGVPGAVRDGGIVHAPTLGWRGVAFADLIHPHIQAPLHLDNRARTLGQVESWRGAGRGAERAIVALLGVGVGAAVATAGRSHPDITTSEWGHTVVKAAGAACRCGSHGCLEAYVGTEAVVRHYADRVGKEPVIGDESDDELAAIVAEAANPGPAADVLAETAEYLGIGIANLINLLSPDRVVLSGSAGAIMGPAILPAVRDAVGRHALDYLAGHTEVVLGRLGPEAVALGAATLPIAQLLANGGRTG; this is translated from the coding sequence GTGACCCAGGTGGTACGCCAGACGACCCGTGACCTCCGGCGGCACAACCGCGCGGCACTCCTCTCCTCCCTGTACCTCCGCGGTCCCGTCAGCAGGCTGGAACTAGTAGCTGAATCGGGCTTGTCGGCCGCCACCGTTACCAACGTCGTCTCCGAGCTCATCGCCGACGGCGTCGTCGCGGAGGCCGGCTCGGTCGAATCCGACGGCGGACGGCCGCGGACGCTGCTGGCCGTGCGGCCGGACTTCGGGCACGTCGTGGGCGTCGACGTCGGCGAGACGCACGTCGAGGTCGGTCTGTTCGACTGCGCGCTCGGGACGCTCGGCACCGTGCGCCACCCGCTCGTCGGCACCCGGCTGGATCCGGACGAAGTGGCCGGACTGGTGCGAACCGGCATCGCGGAAGTGCTCGAAGGCGGCGAACCGGACGCGGTGTTCGGCGTCGGCATCGGCGTGCCCGGCGCGGTCCGCGACGGCGGGATCGTGCACGCGCCGACCCTCGGCTGGCGCGGCGTGGCCTTCGCCGACCTGATCCACCCGCACATCCAAGCGCCCCTCCACCTCGACAACCGCGCCCGCACCCTCGGCCAGGTCGAGAGCTGGCGCGGCGCCGGCCGGGGCGCCGAACGCGCCATCGTCGCGCTCCTCGGCGTCGGGGTCGGGGCCGCCGTCGCGACGGCCGGCCGCTCGCACCCGGACATCACGACCAGCGAGTGGGGCCACACCGTCGTCAAGGCGGCCGGGGCGGCCTGCCGCTGCGGCTCGCACGGCTGCCTGGAGGCCTACGTCGGGACCGAGGCGGTCGTCCGGCACTACGCCGACCGCGTCGGCAAGGAACCGGTCATCGGGGACGAAAGCGACGACGAACTGGCAGCCATCGTCGCCGAAGCGGCGAACCCGGGTCCGGCCGCCGACGTGCTCGCCGAGACCGCCGAATACCTCGGGATCGGCATCGCGAACCTGATCAACCTGCTCAGCCCGGACCGGGTGGTGCTTTCCGGCTCCGCGGGGGCGATCATGGGACCGGCGATCCTGCCCGCCGTGCGCGACGCGGTGGGCCGGCACGCGCTCGACTACCTGGCCGGGCACACCGAGGTCGTCCTCGGCCGGCTCGGGCCCGAGGCGGTCGCGCTCGGTGCGGCCACCCTGCCCATCGCGCAACTGCTCGCGAACGGGGGTCGAACCGGCTGA
- a CDS encoding family 16 glycosylhydrolase, whose product MSTSRKIRRAAALLAAASLLFLGQQALTAPAAMAAATFTDDFNGPAGAAVDGSKWQLETGDNVNNHEREYYTSGTNNAQLDGQGHLVITAKKENPGNYNCWYGRCEYTSARMNTAGKFSQAYGHFETRMKLPRGQGMWPAFWMLGGSNWPTDGEIDVMENVGFEPNTVHGTIHGPGYSGSGGIGAAYNGPNFSDDFHTYAVDWSPNQIKWYVDGNLYQTRTPADLNGNRWVYDHNFFIILNLAVGGYWPGDPNSSTQFPQQLVVDYVHVTTDTGGGTPPSGRTGTITGIGGKCVDVAGANSANGTPIQITDCNGNAAQNWTIGTDGTIRALGKCMDVNAAGTADGTPVQLYDCNGTAAQKWAISGAKDIVNPNANKCLDATGNSSANGTRLQIWTCGGGANQKWNTP is encoded by the coding sequence ATGTCCACCTCACGCAAGATCCGAAGAGCAGCGGCCCTCCTCGCCGCCGCCTCGCTGCTGTTCCTCGGGCAGCAAGCGCTGACCGCGCCCGCGGCGATGGCCGCGGCCACCTTCACCGACGACTTCAACGGCCCCGCGGGCGCCGCCGTCGACGGGTCGAAGTGGCAGCTCGAAACCGGCGACAACGTCAACAACCACGAGCGGGAGTACTACACCTCGGGCACCAACAACGCCCAGCTCGACGGCCAGGGCCACCTCGTGATCACCGCCAAGAAGGAAAATCCCGGCAACTACAACTGCTGGTACGGCCGCTGCGAGTACACCTCCGCGCGGATGAACACGGCCGGCAAGTTCAGCCAGGCCTACGGCCACTTCGAGACGCGCATGAAGCTCCCGCGCGGGCAGGGCATGTGGCCGGCCTTCTGGATGCTCGGCGGCAGCAACTGGCCGACCGACGGCGAAATCGACGTCATGGAGAACGTCGGGTTCGAGCCGAACACCGTGCACGGCACCATCCACGGCCCCGGCTACTCCGGCTCCGGCGGCATCGGCGCGGCCTACAACGGCCCGAACTTCTCCGACGACTTCCACACCTACGCCGTGGACTGGTCGCCCAACCAGATCAAGTGGTACGTCGACGGGAACCTCTACCAGACCCGGACGCCGGCCGACCTGAACGGCAACCGCTGGGTCTACGACCACAACTTCTTCATCATCCTCAACCTCGCCGTCGGCGGGTACTGGCCCGGCGACCCCAACAGCAGCACGCAGTTCCCGCAGCAGCTGGTCGTCGACTACGTCCACGTCACCACCGACACCGGTGGCGGCACCCCGCCGAGCGGCCGGACCGGCACGATCACCGGCATCGGCGGCAAGTGCGTCGACGTCGCGGGCGCGAACTCCGCCAACGGCACGCCGATCCAGATCACCGACTGCAACGGCAACGCCGCGCAGAACTGGACCATCGGCACCGACGGCACGATCCGGGCGCTGGGCAAGTGCATGGACGTCAACGCCGCGGGCACGGCGGACGGGACCCCGGTGCAGCTCTACGACTGCAACGGGACCGCCGCCCAGAAATGGGCGATCAGCGGGGCGAAGGACATCGTGAACCCCAACGCGAACAAGTGCCTCGACGCCACCGGCAACTCGAGTGCGAACGGCACCCGCCTGCAGATCTGGACCTGCGGCGGCGGCGCCAACCAGAAGTGGAACACGCCCTGA
- a CDS encoding ricin-type beta-trefoil lectin domain protein, protein MRRFLVALMGCALLALSFLTTGSAQAAVEAGPSASQLLAQTQNCQQISNGKYSFDEGGAATVPVCQANGAVFFKADMDIDCDGVRTTQCNENTDCCFYPDTAFHTSTDQPLNAAQLPYIVLPQPTSTWDYRNYGIDGGSVVAVIYHDQVTYAVVGDTGPTSIIGEASYATAANLGINPDPKNGGTEGPVTYIVFPNTHVDPIENHANATSLGEQVATQFAGGTTTPPPASGGQITGVGGKCVDVAGANNANGAAVQLYDCNGTTAQQWTVGSDGAVRALGKCLDVTSAGTANGTTVQLYDCNGSGAQKWSANGSRNLVNAGSGKCLDATGNSSANGTRLQIWTCGSGANQKWTLP, encoded by the coding sequence GTGCGGCGATTCCTCGTCGCGCTAATGGGGTGTGCCCTGTTAGCGCTTTCCTTCCTCACCACCGGCTCCGCCCAAGCCGCCGTCGAGGCGGGCCCCTCCGCCAGTCAGCTGCTCGCGCAAACGCAGAACTGCCAGCAGATCTCGAACGGCAAGTATTCCTTCGACGAAGGCGGCGCGGCCACCGTGCCCGTCTGCCAGGCCAACGGCGCGGTGTTCTTCAAGGCCGACATGGACATCGACTGCGACGGTGTCCGGACGACGCAGTGCAACGAGAACACCGACTGCTGCTTCTACCCCGACACCGCGTTCCACACCTCGACCGACCAGCCGCTCAACGCGGCGCAGCTGCCCTACATCGTCCTGCCGCAGCCGACGTCCACCTGGGACTACCGCAACTACGGCATCGACGGCGGATCGGTCGTGGCGGTGATCTACCACGACCAGGTCACCTACGCCGTGGTCGGCGACACCGGCCCGACGAGCATCATCGGCGAGGCGTCCTACGCCACCGCCGCGAACCTCGGCATCAACCCGGACCCGAAGAACGGCGGCACCGAGGGCCCGGTGACCTACATCGTGTTCCCGAACACGCACGTCGACCCGATCGAAAACCACGCCAACGCCACCAGCCTCGGCGAGCAGGTCGCCACGCAGTTCGCCGGCGGCACCACCACGCCGCCCCCGGCCAGTGGCGGGCAGATCACCGGTGTCGGCGGCAAGTGCGTCGACGTCGCGGGCGCGAACAACGCCAACGGCGCCGCCGTCCAGCTCTACGACTGCAACGGCACGACCGCTCAACAGTGGACAGTCGGCTCCGACGGAGCGGTCCGCGCGCTCGGCAAGTGCCTCGACGTCACCAGCGCCGGCACCGCGAACGGCACGACGGTCCAGCTCTACGACTGCAACGGCTCGGGCGCCCAGAAGTGGTCGGCCAACGGGTCGCGGAACCTCGTGAACGCCGGTTCCGGCAAGTGCCTCGACGCGACCGGCAACTCCTCCGCCAACGGCACCCGGCTCCAGATCTGGACCTGCGGGTCCGGCGCGAACCAGAAGTGGACGCTCCCATGA
- a CDS encoding ABC transporter substrate-binding protein — MAIGGLTACGSSSSNAGQSNPNAVLNVGKPDGPQSENNNPFLETSALSNMGYRWMIYEPLVMLNRVKPQDPGKPWLATKWDWSDNYKKLVLTVRDGVKFSDNQPMTAEDVAYTFQLLRDNKALNVDAVPYKDITAAGNQVTLGFDSSQFVNQVKILQTLVVPKHVWQSVKDPALDTVKNPIGTGPYTLKSFTPQTMIVTRRDTGYWQEAPKVKEIRYTSYTDNNAQVAALVSGASEWSFVFIPNYKAVYTNKDPQHYKLWFPAQLAVHGLWFNTEKAPWNDAKLRQAVSKVINRDDIFNQGEAGYFYPKNDQVTGIPTPAGDPFIAPQYQGQTVKVDVPGAKSLLTGAGYKFNGDKLADPSGKPVTLKLTVPSGWSDYITDLEIIKDNLAQIGITATVEKMNQDAWIKSVDTGDFEGLMHWTNDGATPYDMYRDVMDGSRYKPTGQGGINGNYGRFKNDEATQALATYANAEDDASRTTAMATLQKIMIDQQPMIPTSAANSGGEYSTKNWVGWPDEANPYGPAQPTLRNALDIVLHLKPAA, encoded by the coding sequence ATGGCGATCGGAGGCCTGACCGCGTGCGGGAGCAGCAGCTCCAACGCAGGTCAGAGCAACCCGAACGCCGTGCTCAACGTCGGCAAGCCGGACGGCCCGCAGTCGGAGAACAACAACCCGTTCCTCGAGACGTCCGCCCTGTCGAACATGGGCTACCGGTGGATGATCTACGAGCCCCTGGTCATGCTCAACCGCGTCAAGCCCCAGGACCCGGGCAAGCCGTGGCTCGCGACGAAGTGGGACTGGTCGGACAACTACAAGAAGCTGGTCCTGACCGTCCGTGACGGCGTCAAGTTCTCCGACAACCAGCCGATGACCGCCGAGGACGTCGCCTACACGTTCCAGCTGCTGCGTGACAACAAGGCGCTGAACGTCGACGCCGTGCCGTACAAGGACATCACCGCGGCCGGCAACCAGGTGACGCTGGGCTTCGACAGCTCCCAGTTCGTCAACCAGGTCAAGATCCTGCAGACGCTCGTCGTGCCGAAGCACGTCTGGCAGTCGGTCAAGGACCCGGCGCTCGACACCGTGAAGAACCCGATCGGCACCGGGCCGTACACGCTCAAGTCGTTCACGCCGCAGACGATGATCGTCACCCGGCGCGACACCGGCTACTGGCAGGAAGCGCCGAAGGTCAAGGAGATCCGCTACACCTCCTACACCGACAACAACGCGCAGGTCGCGGCGCTGGTCAGCGGGGCGTCGGAGTGGAGCTTCGTCTTCATCCCGAACTACAAGGCCGTCTACACCAACAAGGACCCGCAGCACTACAAGCTGTGGTTCCCGGCGCAGCTGGCCGTGCACGGCCTGTGGTTCAACACCGAGAAGGCCCCTTGGAACGACGCCAAGCTGCGTCAGGCGGTCAGCAAGGTGATCAACCGCGACGACATCTTCAACCAGGGCGAGGCCGGCTACTTCTACCCGAAGAACGACCAGGTCACCGGCATCCCGACGCCGGCGGGTGACCCGTTCATCGCGCCGCAGTACCAGGGTCAGACGGTCAAGGTCGACGTCCCGGGCGCGAAGTCGCTGCTGACCGGCGCGGGCTACAAGTTCAACGGCGACAAGCTGGCCGACCCGAGCGGCAAGCCGGTCACGCTGAAGCTCACCGTCCCGTCCGGCTGGTCGGACTACATCACCGACCTGGAGATCATCAAGGACAACCTGGCGCAGATCGGCATCACCGCCACGGTCGAGAAGATGAACCAGGACGCGTGGATCAAGTCGGTCGACACCGGTGACTTCGAGGGCCTGATGCACTGGACCAACGACGGTGCGACGCCGTACGACATGTACCGCGACGTCATGGACGGCAGCCGCTACAAGCCGACCGGCCAGGGTGGCATCAACGGCAACTACGGCCGCTTCAAGAACGACGAGGCGACCCAGGCGCTCGCGACCTACGCCAACGCCGAGGACGACGCCTCCCGCACCACCGCGATGGCGACGCTGCAGAAGATCATGATCGACCAGCAGCCGATGATCCCGACCTCGGCGGCCAACTCCGGCGGCGAGTACAGCACGAAGAACTGGGTCGGCTGGCCCGACGAGGCCAACCCGTACGGCCCGGCGCAGCCCACGCTGCGCAACGCGCTCGACATCGTCCTGCACCTGAAGCCCGCGGCCTGA
- a CDS encoding ricin-type beta-trefoil lectin domain protein encodes MRKRSLFSMLGVAALAAATFAAPAQAAGETVNVWLTTTSDAGGRTVTRGLQQQTPVTFAAGTGTGGVTINVNENTTYQQFEGGGASFTDTAAWLMNSSGALSQATRDDTMRKLFDPNAGIGLSFIRNPLGASDLARYSYTFDDMPAGQTDPNLTHFSIAHDQADVLPLTKQAKQLNPQAKVMASPWSAPPWMKDNDSYLLGWVQSQYYPAYAQYFVKYLQAYQAAGVPIDYVSMQNEPTCCSSYPSTNWNGAGLAYFAKNNLLPALQGAGLSTKVLALDWNWDTYASYGAPTLDDAAIRNHPNFGGVAWHGYGGDITQQTTTHNQYPNVNAYSTEHSGGTWISNQQAEDMNNIVDYTRNWSKSVTKWSLAVDQNMGPHNGGCGTCTGLITVHNGDSRSGQVDYTVEYYTMGHLTKFVKPGAYRIDSNDNSTVRNVAWKNPDGSKALIAYNSGTGSQSVRVNWGNSSFTYTLPGHTSATFTWAGNQGTGGGTGKTGAITGLGGKCIDVAGANSANGTAVQLYDCNGSAAQQWTVGTDGTIRALGKCLDVTGQSTADGAQLQLWDCGGTANQQWAATAARDLVGSASNKCVDATGNSSANGTRLQIWTCTGAANQKWTVPA; translated from the coding sequence ATGAGAAAACGCTCTCTCTTCAGCATGCTCGGGGTCGCCGCGCTCGCCGCGGCCACCTTCGCCGCGCCCGCGCAGGCCGCGGGCGAAACCGTGAACGTCTGGCTGACCACGACCAGCGACGCCGGCGGCCGAACGGTCACGCGCGGCCTGCAGCAGCAGACGCCGGTCACCTTCGCCGCGGGCACCGGCACCGGCGGCGTGACCATCAACGTCAACGAGAACACCACCTACCAGCAGTTCGAAGGCGGCGGAGCGTCCTTTACGGACACCGCGGCGTGGCTGATGAACTCCAGCGGGGCGCTGTCGCAGGCCACCCGTGACGACACGATGCGCAAGCTGTTCGACCCGAACGCCGGCATCGGGCTGAGCTTCATCCGCAATCCGCTCGGCGCGTCCGACCTGGCGCGCTACAGCTACACCTTCGACGACATGCCGGCCGGCCAGACCGACCCGAACCTGACGCACTTCTCGATCGCGCACGACCAGGCCGACGTGCTGCCGCTGACCAAGCAGGCCAAGCAGCTCAACCCGCAGGCCAAGGTGATGGCGTCGCCGTGGAGCGCGCCGCCGTGGATGAAGGACAACGACAGCTACCTGCTGGGCTGGGTCCAGTCGCAGTACTACCCGGCGTACGCGCAGTACTTCGTCAAGTACCTCCAGGCCTACCAGGCCGCGGGCGTGCCGATCGACTACGTCTCGATGCAGAACGAGCCGACGTGCTGTTCGAGCTACCCGTCGACCAACTGGAACGGCGCGGGCCTGGCCTACTTCGCGAAGAACAACCTGCTGCCGGCGTTGCAAGGCGCCGGACTGTCCACAAAGGTCCTGGCGCTCGACTGGAACTGGGACACCTACGCGTCCTACGGGGCGCCGACGCTCGACGACGCGGCCATCCGCAACCACCCGAACTTCGGCGGCGTCGCCTGGCACGGGTACGGCGGCGACATCACGCAGCAGACGACCACCCACAACCAGTACCCGAACGTCAACGCCTACTCGACCGAGCACTCCGGCGGCACCTGGATCTCGAACCAGCAGGCCGAGGACATGAACAACATCGTGGACTACACCCGGAACTGGTCGAAGAGCGTGACCAAGTGGAGCCTCGCCGTCGACCAGAACATGGGCCCGCACAACGGCGGCTGCGGCACCTGCACCGGCCTGATCACCGTCCACAACGGAGACTCGCGCAGCGGGCAGGTGGACTACACCGTCGAGTACTACACGATGGGCCACTTGACGAAGTTCGTGAAGCCGGGTGCGTACCGGATCGACTCGAACGACAACTCGACCGTCCGCAACGTCGCCTGGAAGAACCCGGACGGCTCCAAGGCGCTGATCGCGTACAACTCCGGCACCGGAAGCCAGAGCGTGCGCGTGAACTGGGGCAACTCGTCGTTCACCTACACCCTGCCCGGCCACACGTCGGCGACCTTCACCTGGGCGGGCAACCAGGGCACGGGCGGCGGCACCGGCAAGACCGGCGCGATCACCGGCCTCGGCGGCAAGTGCATCGACGTCGCCGGCGCGAACAGCGCCAACGGCACCGCGGTCCAGCTCTACGACTGCAACGGCTCGGCCGCGCAGCAGTGGACGGTCGGCACCGACGGCACGATCCGCGCGCTGGGCAAGTGCCTCGACGTCACCGGACAGTCCACAGCGGACGGTGCGCAGCTGCAGCTGTGGGACTGCGGCGGCACGGCCAACCAGCAGTGGGCGGCCACCGCGGCCAGGGATCTCGTCGGCTCGGCGTCGAACAAGTGCGTCGACGCGACCGGCAACTCCAGCGCCAACGGCACCCGGCTGCAGATCTGGACCTGCACCGGCGCGGCCAACCAGAAGTGGACCGTCCCGGCTTGA
- a CDS encoding ABC transporter permease, with protein sequence MRYLLQRLAFYVFTAWAAVTINFFIPRMIPGDPVQSLIAKNQGMISADAIQSLYVLFGLDKNESLISQYFDYWGQLFRGDLGISFTFFPTPVSDLLSDSLPWTIILVGITTIVGFALGTGLGVIAGWKRGSWVDGLLPVTTFLSSIPYFWLGLIALTILAGPGSFFPSSGGYDPGVVPGWDGGFIGSAIQHSLLPALTILISSMGSWILGMRNMMVTVASEDYVTVAHAKGLPERRVMVGYAARNALLPSVSGFALALGFIVGGTLLVEIVFSYPGVGYQLFQAVGSQDYPLMQGIFLIITLSVLVANLFADVAYLALDPRTRKEG encoded by the coding sequence ATGAGGTACCTGCTGCAACGGCTGGCCTTCTACGTCTTCACGGCCTGGGCCGCCGTCACCATCAACTTCTTCATCCCGCGGATGATCCCGGGCGACCCGGTGCAGTCGCTGATCGCGAAGAACCAGGGCATGATCAGCGCGGACGCGATCCAGTCGCTGTATGTCCTCTTCGGACTCGACAAGAACGAAAGCCTGATCTCCCAGTACTTCGACTACTGGGGTCAGCTCTTCCGCGGCGACCTCGGGATTTCGTTCACGTTCTTCCCGACACCGGTGTCCGACCTGCTTTCCGACAGTCTGCCGTGGACGATCATCCTCGTCGGCATCACCACGATCGTCGGCTTCGCGCTCGGCACCGGGCTCGGCGTGATCGCCGGCTGGAAGCGTGGCTCGTGGGTCGACGGCCTGCTGCCGGTGACGACGTTCCTCTCGTCGATCCCGTACTTCTGGCTCGGCCTGATCGCGCTGACGATCCTGGCCGGCCCGGGCAGTTTCTTCCCGTCGTCCGGTGGGTACGACCCGGGCGTGGTGCCCGGCTGGGACGGTGGGTTCATCGGCAGCGCGATCCAGCACAGCCTGCTGCCCGCGCTCACCATCCTGATCAGCTCGATGGGCAGCTGGATCCTGGGCATGCGCAACATGATGGTCACCGTCGCGTCGGAGGACTACGTCACCGTCGCGCACGCCAAGGGCCTGCCCGAGCGCCGGGTGATGGTCGGGTACGCCGCCCGCAACGCGCTGTTGCCCAGCGTGTCCGGCTTCGCGCTCGCCCTCGGGTTCATCGTCGGCGGCACGCTGCTGGTGGAGATCGTCTTCTCCTACCCGGGCGTCGGCTACCAGCTGTTCCAGGCGGTCGGCTCGCAGGACTACCCGCTGATGCAGGGGATCTTCCTGATCATCACGCTGTCGGTGCTGGTGGCGAACCTGTTCGCCGACGTCGCCTACCTCGCGCTCGACCCCCGCACCCGGAAGGAGGGCTGA
- a CDS encoding ROK family transcriptional regulator gives MASKRTTVRDLRRHNRSLLLSKLYFDGPLSRHELSQLTGLSAATVSNVTAELGEERLITEAGQVESDGGRPRVLLRVDPAYGHVAGVDIGETGVKVELFDLAMNRLATVEHPLPKAPDPATAVEQVTSGLREVFASAGIDDSAVLGVGIGVPGTVEQGSRVLVHAPTVGWDAVPLVSLLRDAGVGLPLFVDNGAKTQGQAEMWFGAGRGARHAVIALIGSGVGAAVVTDGTTYRGSTSSAGEWGHTTIAYGGNDCRCGARGCLEAYIGAGGVLARYRRMRGKDVPGEDEQAQFAALLEAAPKSKTAARVLDETAGYLGAGIANLINLFNPERIVIGGWAGLALGESLLPRIREVAGEHALRHPFSQTSIQLGSLGLDAVATGAATLPVADLLDQGATSRIVKPGAPDSDAA, from the coding sequence ATGGCGAGCAAGCGCACCACCGTCCGTGACCTGCGGAGGCACAACCGTTCTCTGCTGCTGTCGAAACTGTACTTCGACGGCCCGCTGTCGCGGCACGAACTCAGCCAGCTCACCGGATTGAGTGCGGCGACGGTCAGCAACGTGACCGCCGAGCTGGGCGAAGAACGGCTCATCACCGAAGCCGGCCAGGTCGAGTCCGACGGCGGCCGGCCGCGGGTGCTGCTGCGCGTCGACCCGGCGTACGGGCACGTCGCGGGGGTCGACATCGGCGAGACGGGCGTCAAGGTCGAGCTGTTCGACCTGGCGATGAACCGCCTCGCGACGGTCGAGCACCCGCTCCCGAAGGCGCCGGACCCGGCGACGGCGGTCGAGCAGGTGACGTCCGGGCTGCGCGAGGTGTTCGCGAGCGCGGGCATCGACGACTCGGCGGTGCTGGGCGTCGGCATCGGCGTCCCGGGCACGGTCGAGCAGGGCTCGCGGGTACTGGTCCACGCGCCGACGGTCGGCTGGGACGCGGTCCCGCTGGTTTCGCTGCTGCGGGACGCGGGCGTGGGTCTGCCGTTGTTCGTCGACAACGGCGCGAAGACGCAGGGCCAGGCGGAGATGTGGTTCGGCGCCGGCCGCGGCGCGCGGCACGCGGTGATCGCGCTGATCGGCTCGGGCGTCGGCGCGGCGGTGGTGACGGACGGAACGACGTACCGCGGCTCGACGAGCAGCGCGGGCGAGTGGGGCCACACGACGATCGCGTACGGCGGCAACGACTGCCGCTGCGGCGCACGCGGCTGCCTGGAGGCGTACATCGGCGCGGGCGGAGTGCTGGCACGGTATCGCCGGATGCGCGGAAAGGACGTCCCGGGCGAGGACGAGCAGGCCCAGTTCGCGGCACTGCTGGAGGCGGCCCCCAAGTCCAAGACGGCGGCCCGCGTCCTCGACGAGACGGCCGGCTACCTGGGCGCCGGGATCGCGAACCTGATCAACCTGTTCAACCCGGAGCGCATCGTGATCGGCGGGTGGGCAGGCCTGGCGCTGGGCGAGTCGCTGCTGCCCCGCATCCGCGAGGTGGCGGGCGAGCACGCACTGCGGCACCCGTTCAGCCAGACGTCGATCCAGCTGGGCTCGCTGGGCCTGGACGCGGTCGCCACGGGAGCGGCGACGCTGCCGGTGGCGGATCTGCTGGACCAGGGGGCGACGTCGAGGATCGTGAAGCCGGGAGCCCCGGACTCCGACGCGGCCTGA
- a CDS encoding ABC transporter ATP-binding protein codes for MTEHGDGRGDAAAPAPSDPIAVGSEGDLPVVLEAAGLTKHFPVRRSGRAALTGPRRAVQAVDDVSLTLRRGRVTALVGESGSGKSTVARLLAGLYPRTGGDIRLHGETVNVKHGKAFRAYARRVQMIFQDPFASLNPVHTVRYHLTRALKIHGRAGDDLEKSLHDLLLRVQMTPPERYIDKFPHELSGGQRQRVAIARALGADPEALLADEPVSMLDVSIRLGVLNLLRDLKERLHLAILYITHDIASARYFADETMVMYAGRMVEGGDSETITQNPAHPYTRLLIDSAPDPDRLQAGAGSGSTELAPGAVPAERGAGEPPSLIDPPSGCRFHPRCPVAMERCKTELPPRFEVDDAPGHWAACWLYDGAAR; via the coding sequence ATGACGGAACACGGGGACGGCCGCGGCGACGCGGCCGCCCCCGCCCCCTCCGACCCCATCGCCGTCGGGTCGGAGGGGGACCTCCCCGTGGTGCTCGAAGCGGCGGGGCTCACCAAGCACTTCCCGGTCCGGCGAAGCGGGCGTGCGGCGCTCACCGGCCCGCGGCGCGCGGTCCAGGCCGTCGACGACGTCAGCCTGACGCTGCGGCGGGGCCGGGTGACGGCGCTGGTCGGCGAGTCCGGCTCGGGCAAGTCGACGGTCGCCCGCCTGCTCGCGGGGCTCTACCCGCGCACCGGCGGCGACATCCGGTTGCACGGCGAGACCGTGAACGTCAAGCACGGCAAGGCGTTCCGCGCCTACGCCCGCCGGGTGCAGATGATCTTCCAGGACCCGTTCGCGTCGCTGAACCCGGTGCACACCGTGCGCTACCACCTGACGCGGGCGCTGAAGATCCACGGCCGCGCGGGCGACGATCTCGAGAAGTCGTTGCACGACCTGCTCCTGCGAGTCCAGATGACACCGCCGGAGCGGTACATCGACAAGTTCCCGCACGAGCTGTCCGGTGGGCAACGCCAGCGCGTCGCGATCGCGCGGGCGCTCGGCGCGGACCCGGAGGCGCTGCTGGCCGACGAGCCGGTGTCCATGTTGGACGTCTCCATCCGGCTCGGCGTGCTGAACCTGCTGCGGGACCTCAAGGAACGCCTGCACCTGGCGATCCTGTACATCACGCACGACATCGCGTCGGCGCGCTACTTCGCCGACGAGACGATGGTGATGTACGCGGGCCGGATGGTCGAAGGCGGCGACAGCGAGACCATCACGCAGAACCCGGCGCACCCGTACACCCGGCTGCTCATCGACTCCGCTCCCGACCCAGACCGGCTCCAGGCCGGGGCCGGGAGCGGCTCCACCGAACTCGCCCCGGGCGCGGTGCCCGCCGAGCGCGGGGCCGGCGAGCCGCCGAGCCTGATCGACCCGCCGTCCGGGTGCCGGTTCCACCCCCGGTGCCCGGTCGCGATGGAGCGGTGCAAGACCGAGCTGCCGCCGCGGTTCGAGGTCGACGACGCGCCCGGCCACTGGGCCGCGTGCTGGCTGTACGACGGGGCCGCCCGATGA